In the genome of Thermodesulfobacteriota bacterium, the window ATGAGGCAGGGGCCAGGGCCTATGCCGTTTCCCTGGGTATTAAACTGGGTGAAAAAGACGGCCTCGGCAAGACGCTCGTAAAGCTCTTTGATCATCTGGTGGAGCCGAAGCTAATCCAACCAACCTTTATCTATGCCTATCCTTTGGAGGTCTCTCCGCTTTCCCGAAAGAATGAGGCGGATAACGAGGTGGTAGATCGTTTTGAACTGTTTATCGCCGGCCGGGAGATGGCCAATGCCTTTTCCGAGTTGAATGACCCGGTTGATCAACGGGAGCGGTTGGTTAAACAGATAATGAACAGGGATACGGTAGATGAGGACGAGGAAATCGTCCCTATTCTGGATGAGGATTTTCTCCGGGCCCTGGAGTACGGCATGCCCCCTGCGGCCGGGGAGGGGATCGGGATAGACCGGCTGGTTATGCTTTTTACGGATTCACCTTCTATCCGGGACGTAATTCTATTTCCGCATCTGCGTCCTGAGCGTTAAATTCATAGGTTATGGCCTGCGACCAAGTATGAACTTTGAATGGTTTATCGGCCTTCGTTATCTGAAGGCAAAGAGAAAGCAAACCTTTATCTCGGTGATTACCTTTATTTCCGTGGCCGGGGTCATGGTCGGGGTAATGGCCCTGATAGTCGTTCTGGCGGTTATGACCGGATTTGAAGAGGATCTGAAGGGTAAAATACTGGGCCTTAATGCCCATGTCCTGGTGCTTAAATATGGTGATTCCATTGGGGATGTAAAAGGGCTGCAGGAAAAGGCAGAAAAGACAAAAGGGGTAGTGGCTACTACTCCTTTTATTTATTCTCAGGCCATGCTGAGCTCGCAGCTCGGGGCCTCAGGCGTGGTCTTAAGAGGAATTGATCTTAAGTCATCCAAAAAGGTCATCAATCTGCATCGATACATGGTCGAAGGTTCATTGGAAAATCTGGAGATTCCTTCCGGGCAGAAAGCGCCGGGGGGAAACACAGAAGGGACTCCGGGTATTATAATCGGCAGGGAACTGGCCAAAAATCTGGGTGTGATAAGGGGCGACCGGGTACAACTTATGTCCCCGACCGGCATGATTACGCCTGTGGGGGTCATACCCAGGATGGAGGCCTTCAGGGTAGTCGGTATATTTGATTGTGGCATGTTTGAATATGATTCTTCGATGGCCTTCATATCCCTGAGAGCGGCCCAATCTTTATTGGGTTTAGGCGGCAGAATAACCGGCCTGGAGGTAAAGGTAGCAGATATCTATAAGGCCGACCAGGTGGCTGCCGCTATCAACAACACGCTTGGTTATCCTTACTGGACCAGAGACTGGATGAAGATGAATAAGAACCTTTTTTCGGCCTTAAAACTGGAAAAGATAGCCATGTTCATAATCCTGGCCCTGATTGTCCTGGTGGCGGCCTTCAACATTGTCAGTACGCTGATAATGGTGGTTATGGAGAAAAACAAGGATATAGCCATCTTAAAGTCTATGGGCGCTACGCGGAAGAGCATCATGAAAATCTTTGTCATGGAAGGGGTAATTGTCGGCTTTACCGGGACCATACTTGGGATTATAGGTGGTTTTGGCCTCACGAGCCTGCTTAAAAAATATAAGTTCATTAAATTGCCCAGCGATGTTTATTACATATCCACCCTGCCGGTAAAGGTGGAGGCGCTGGATGTGGCCTTAATTTCATTTGCGGCTATAGTTATCAGTTTTTTGGCTACCCTTTATCCTGCCTGGCAGGCTTCAAGGCTGGAACCGGCGACTGCCTTGAGATATGAATAGCAAGGGCTTGCTCACCGGCTTCTCCATGGGCCAGGGAACCGGACCGGTCATAGAGGCCCGTAACATCCACAAATCATTTGCCACAGACGGGCAAAGGATAGAAGTGCTGAAAGACATCGACCTGACTGTAAAGGTTGGAGAGTCTTTGGCCATAGTCGGCGCTTCCGGGGTAGGCAAGTCCACACTGTTACACCTTCTTGGCACCCTGGAACTACCGGATAGCGGCAGTATTCTTTATAATGGACTGGATGTATCGAAGTTAACTGACGAGGATCTGGCCGCCTTTCGAAACAGATATATAGGCTTTGTTTTTCAGTTCCACCACCTTTTGCCTGAATTTACCGCTATTGAAAATGTGATGATCCCGGCCCTTATCGCCCGCCAGGAGAAAAAGAGCGCCTGCGCCCTGGCCGAAGACGTTCTTTGTGAGGTCGGGTTAAAAGACCGCCTGAGGCACAGGGTTGGAGAACTTTCCGGAGGTGAGCAGCAGAGGGTGGCCCTGGCCCGGGCCATTGTCCTGTCCCCCCGGCTCCTTCTGGCAGATGAACCCACAGGGAATCTGGATGCAAAAACAGGCCAGAAGGTACACGATCTTATCTTGAGCCTGGGGGAAAAGAATAATATGGCCACAATCGTGGTAACCCATAATCTGCGGCTGGCCCAGTGCATGGGACGCTGCCTGACTATAGTTGACGGACGCCTGGAACAATCTGATCCCGGGAGATTTTCTTGATATGAAGATATTTTTAAGGTCATTGATCCTGTTTTTCATGATGAGCTCTATTTTTCAACCGGCCATAGCCGCAGAAAAAAAGACTATAGCGGCTGCGCCTTTTATCGTGCACAGTAAAGAAGACATCAGTTCCCTGGTCGTTTCGATGGAAAAGAACCTGATGTCTGCTCTGGCATCAGCGGGCTTTGAAGTGATTGAACCGGCCCGGGTAGTCGGGGAGATCGACAGAAGCAGGCTTTTTGATGCCAAATATATGCGGGATGCGGCAGGGAAGCTGGGGGCGGATTGCATCGTATGGGGCAGCATTACTAAAATCGGCCAGCGTCTGAGCCTGGATGTCTGGCTGCTTGAGGTCGCCGGCACTAAAGGTCCTATGCCACTTTATGCCGAAACCACCGGGGCCGAACAATTGGATAAGGCGCTGCATAAGATAGTGGGCAACATCCAGTTCGCCGTCTTAAAAAAAGAACGTATAGGAGAGGTCTTTTTTTCCGGTAATCGAAGGATTGAATCTGAGGCCATCCGTACCCATATCAAGTCCAAACCGGGCGATATTTTTAACAAGGACAGGTTGAGCGAAGATATGCGCTCCATTTTTGCGATGGGTTATTTTACAGAGATAAATATCGATGTTAAAGACTCTCCGGAAGGGAAAATTGTAACCTTTATGGTTACAGAAAAGCCGGTTATAAAAGACATCAAGGTAGAAGGGAATATCGGTGTCGAAACGGAGAAAGTAAAAGAAGTAATCAGCGTCCGGACAAACTCAATTTTAAAGCTCAAGGATATCCAGGAGTCCGAGGAAAAGATCAGATCTCTCTATCGGGAGAAAGGTTATTACGGAACACTTCTGGATCACAAGTTATCAGACCTGCCTAATAATGAGGCTATACTGACCTTTTCCATTAAAGAAGGCGAAAAGGTGCATATAAAGGAGATCCGGTTCGTTGGAAACAAGGTCTTTGGCAGCAAGCAATTAAAAGATATGCTGGAAACTACGGAAAGGGGGTTTTTATCCTGGCTCACATCCTCCGGCATTTTAAACCGGGATGTTTTGGAGCGTGATTTATCCAAGATAACTTCATTTTACTATAACAACGGGTATATCGAGGCCAAGATCGGAGAGCCTGAGATCGAACACAAGGAGAAATTCATATTTATCACTATCCCTATAGAGGAAGGGTCTCAATTTACAGTGGGGTCGGTGGATATTGAGGGTAAGCTCATAAAGCCAAAAGAGGAGTTGCTGTCGATATTGAAGATTCGCCAGGAAAAGACCTACAGTCGTGATGTCTTAAGGAAGGATATCCTGGTCTTAACAGATGTCTATGCGGACGCCGGTTATGCCTATGCCGAGGTCGCACCCGAGATCGCCAAGGATGATATGGGGAAAAAGGTAAATATAACTTTTTTTATTCAGCCCGGGGGAAAAGTCCATTTCGATCGTATAGAGATATCCGGGAATACCAAGACGCGGGATAAGGTTATAAGACGTGAACTCAGGATAGCGGAAGGAGATCAATTTAACGCCGAAGGCCTGCGTAAGAGCAATCAGAGGTTGCAGAGGCTTGGCTTCTTCGAGGATGTGAATATAGCCCCGGTCAAAGGCACTGACGAAACTAAAATGGACCTCAACGTCGAGATTAAAGAAAAGCCTACCGGGGCCTTCAGTATAGGCGGCGGTTACAGCTCTGTGGAGCACTTTATTGGTATGGCCGAGATATCACAGCGAAACCTTTTTGGCCGCGGGCAGGAGTTGAGTCTGCGGGCTCAAACCAGCAGCCGTTCCACCCGTTATAACCTTAGTTTTACCGAGCCTTATTTTCTTGATACCAAACTGGCCACCGGCGTCGACCTTTTCAACTGGGAAACGGAGTACGATGATTATACCAAGAAGAGTACCGGCGGAGGATTAAGGCTGGGCTATCCCTTAACCGACAATCTGAGGGTATTTGGCGGTTATAGATTCGAAGATGCCACCATGTCGGACGTTAGTTCCACAGCCTCATGGGTGATAGTTGAGTCCATGGACATCCATGTAACCAGCTCCTTAAATGCCGCTATAGAGAGGGATACACGCAACAGTTACGTCGATCCCACTGCCGGGTCGATAAACAGCTTTTCCATCGAGTATGCGGGCGGATTCCTGGGGGGTGACAGTGCTTATACTAAGTACACGGCCAAATCAGGCTGGTACTATCCGCTTTTCTGGGATACAGTGGGGCACATTAACGGGGCTATAGGTTATGTGAAGGAGAATCCGGACGGTAAGCTGCCTGTATATGAAAAGTTTTATCTGGGCGGTCTAAATTCAGTGCGCGGTTTTAAGTTCGGTGACATCAGTCCTATCGACCCGGCCACCGGTGAGCGCATAGGCGGCGAGAAGATGCTGCTCTTCAACGTTGAGTATATATTTCCCCTGATAAAGAAGGCCGGGCTAAAGGGTGTGGTCTTTTTTGATGCCGGTAACGCCTTTCGGGAAGAGGACAGTTACAACCTGACCGACCTCCGAACCAGCGTTGGTTTCGGTTTTCGCTGGTTTTCACCCATTGGGCCGCTGCGCCTGGAGTGGGGTTATAACATAGACCCTGAGCCGGGTGAAAAATCGAGTAGCTGGGATTTTACAATTGGAGGAGCCTTTTAAATAAGCCCTCAGCGATCAGCATTCAGTTATCAGCTATGATGGGTGCACCTGTGGGATCTGAAGCTGAGGGCTGACGGCTGATCGCTGAAAGCCCTTACGTAATGAAAACACTAAAAGAAATAGCCGAATATTGCCATGGGTCACTGGTAGGAGACGGCGATCTCATCATCACCGGTATAGCCAGCCTTGATGAGGCCACAGACGGCCAGATCAGTTTTGTCGCCCAGAGAAAATACCTGACAAAGATGGAAACCTCCCGGGCATCGGCTCTCATTGTGCCTATGGAGGTGACCGGGGCCCGTGTACCCATTATAAGGACAGAGAACCCTTATCTGGCCTATGCCCGGGCAGCCGCCCTTTTCAGCGCCAGGCCATTTGAGGCAAGGGGTATAAGTAAAGAGGCCTGGATGGGCAAAGACTGCCGGATTAATCCCAACGTCAGCATATATCCCTTTATCTATATTGGAGACAATGTGCGGGTTGATTCGGGAGTTACCATTTATCCCGGCGTGTATATCGGAAACGAGGTTTCTATCGGCGAGAGGAGTACTGTCTATCCGAATGTAACCATAATGGATAGGTGTATTATCGGCGCGCGGGTCATAATACACAGTGGTGTGGTAATCGGCAGCGATGGTTTTGGTTATGCCAGGGACGGGGCTAAACATGTTAAGATCCCGCAACTTGGCATTGTGCAGATTGATGACGAAGTAGAGATTGGCGCCAATACCGCTATCGACCGGTCTGCCCTGGGAAAGACGTGGATTAAGCGTGGCACAAAGATTGATAATCTGGTCCAGGTGGCTCACAATGTGATAGTCGGAGAAGACACGCTTCTCATTTCTCAAGTGGGTATTTCCGGCAGCGTGGAGATCGGCAACAACGTCATTCTGGCCGGCCAGGTAGGAGTGGCCGGACACATTAAAATCGGCGACCGGGTTATGGTCGGGGCAAAATCGGGCGTGCCGGGTTCCCTGCCGGAAGATTCGACAGTCTCCGGCATCCCGGCCATTTCGCACCAGGAGTGGTTAAAAGCCAGCGCTGTCTATCGACGTTTACCCGATCTTCTTAAAGAAGTCCGTAATCTTAAGAAGAGAATCGCCAACCTGGAAAAGAACGCAGGGGGACATGAGAAATGAACATGGAAACAAACAAGATAAATATCAGAGAAATATTGAAGATATTACCGCATCGGTACCCATTTTTATTGGTAGATAAGATCCTGGAGTGCAAATCGGGAGAATCGATAAAAGGCCTTAAGAATGTCACTATTAACGAACCATTTTTTCAGGGCCACTTTCCGGGTCAGCCGATCATGCCAGGGGTGCTGATTTTAGAGGCTATGGCCCAGGTAGGGGGGATACTGGCCTATCTTTCCAACGAGGAGGAAATGAAAAACAGGCTGTTTTATTTTATCGGCCTGGATAAGGTTCGTTTCCGGAAGACGGTAGTCCCCGGAGATCAGATTGTCTTTGATTTAACCATGCTGAAACGAAAAATGAAGGTGTACATGATGGCCGGCCGGGCCACGGTCGACGGCAAGCTGGTGGCTGAAGCCGAGCTGATGGCTGCTATGTCGGATGAAAATTAGCAATCAGCGTTCAGCCATCAGCTCTCAGTAAAATATCAAGGCACACGATATCTTAAGCTGAACGCTGATAGCTGAGTGCTGATAGCTATAGAAAAGGAGATCACATGAAGATTCACCCTACAGCTATTGTCGATACAAACGCTGTTTTGGCAGAGGGTGTCGAGATCGGTCCTTATGTCATAATTGGCAATGATGTAAAGATCGGGGCCCGGACTACAGTTGGTCCCCATACTACCATAGAGGGCTGCACCACTATCGGTGAAGACTGCAAGATAGCGCAATTTGCGACTATCGGTGCGGCTCCCCAGGATATGAAATATAAAGGGAACCCTACCGCGGTTGAGATTGGCAACGGCAATATTATACGGGAGTATGTCACCATTCACAGGGGGACAGAAAACGGTGGAAGAGTCACCCGGATCGGCGACTATAACTTTTTGATGGCCTATACACATATAGCTCATGACTGTAAGATCGGAAGCCATGTTATTTTCGCTAACTGCGCCACCTTGGGAGGGCACGTGGAAATCCAGGATCATGCCATCCTGGGCGGCCTGGTAGCTGTCCACCAATTTTCCCGTATCGGAGGTTATGCCTTTGTGGGTGGTTTATCCGGTATCATTAAAGACATCCCGCCTTACGTTATAGCTTCAGGGGAGAGGGCCAAGCTCTTTGGTATAAATATTATCGGCTTAAAGAGGCATAATTTTTCGCCCGAGGTCATAGATGCCCTGAGGGCGGCTTATAAATTAATAGTCCGTTCGCCGCTCACTCTTAAAGAGGCCGTTGAAACCGCAGAAAAAGAGGTTTTGCAGGTGCCAGAGGTTCAATACTTTATCGATTTTATTAAGAACTCCAAGAGGGGCATTCCAAGAAAATGACCAGGAAAATCGGGATCATCTCGGGCAGCGGCAGGTTCCCGCTCATTTTTTCCGAGGCGGCGCGCCGGGAAGGTTTTGAGGTCATAGCTATTGCGCACAAAGGAGAGACCAGGCCGGAACTGGCTGAGACTGTAGATAAGATTTTCTGGCTAAAGTTGGGCCAGTTGGGGAAGATAATCGATATCTTCAAGCAAGAAGGGGTGCGCGATGTGGTCATGGCCGGGGGTATAGATAAAAAGAATATCTATAGAAAGGTTTGGCCGGATCTGAAGGCCATTTCTGTATGGTCGAGGTTAAAGAACCGGCTGGATGACGGCATCTTGCGGGCATTGGCCGGTGTCCTGGAGGAAGAGGGCATAACAGTCCGCGAATCAACCCTGTTTCTCCGGTCTCTTCTGTCGCCGAAGGGTGTTTTGACCCGGCGTAAGCCCACGGAAGAGGAGATGAACGACGTAGAATTCGGATGGAAAGTGGCCAAGGAGATCGGTGGACTTGATATCGGGCAATGCATTGTGGTTAAAGACCTGGTCGTTCTGGCAGTGGAAGCCATCGAAGGGACGGATGAAACTATCCGGCGGGGCGGGCAACTGGCTAATAAAGGGGCGGTCGTGGTAAAAGTTCTTAAACCGAAACAGGATCTTCGTTTTGATTTACCGGCGGTTGGTCTTCAGACCATCCGCACTATGCAGGAGGTACGGGCCTCCTGTCTGGCCGTCGAATCGGACAAGGTATTGATTTTTGAAAAAGAGGAGATGCTGCGGGAGGCCGACCGCAGTAAAATTGCCGTTATTGCCCTGTAAACTTATTGTAAATTATTCACCGCAGAGACGCAAAGAACGCTAAGGAAAGATACAGTTTTTCTCTGTGCCCTTTGCGGTGAAATTCATTTTCGGAGAGGTTATGCAGAAAGTTAAAGTCGGGGTTGTAGGTGTAGGCTATTTAGGCCAGTACCATGCCGAAAAATATGCATCTATGGCAGAGGCCGATCTGATTGGGGTAGTGGATATCGACAAAAAACGGGCCCATGAAATTGCAGAAAAATATGGAGCTAAACCCTATACTAACTATAAGGATCTCATCGGAAAGGTTGAAGCGGTAAGTGTGGTCGTCCCCACCACTCTACACTACCCGGTCGCCGGCCATTTTCTCAGACAGGGGATAGACGTTTTACTTGAAAAGCCCATGACCTGTACCCTATCCGAAGCAAGCCGGTTGATTAAACTGGCGAAGGCAAAAAATCTTATCTTGCAGGTCGGCCATCTGGAACGCTTTAACCCGGCGGTAGTGGCCTTAAGGGACCACCTTGAGAATCCGCTTTTTATCGAGTCTCACCGGCTTTCAACTTTTAAGGGCCGGGGAATCGATGTGGACGTAGTCCTGGACCTCATGATACATGATATTGATATTATCTTGAATATTGTCAAATCAAAGCTTAAGAATATCCATGCGGTCGGAGTGCCGGTTATCACGCCTAATACAGATATAGCCAATGTGCGTCTGGAATTTGAAAATGGCTGTACGGCCAATGTCACGGTAAGCCGCATCTCTAATAAAAATATGCGGAAGATCAGAATATTCCAGCCCAACGCCTACCTGTCCGTCGATTATGCACGAAGGGAAATCGTAGTTATTAAGAAAACTACCCAAAACGGTATGTATGGTTTCCCGGGCATTGAGGAACAGGTCGCTTCTTTTCCTGAGAGTGACTCTCTGGCAGAAGAACTCAGGGCCTTTGTCTCTTCTGTCCGAACCAGGAAGCCGCCGGTTGTTTCAGGCGAGGATGGCCAAAGGGCCCTCCATGTGGCCTTAAAGATTATGAAACAAATAAATCGGACTATAGGGAACCTTGGTCGCTCACTAAATATGTCCTTGCCGGAACATGCCTGCCGGGTCAGCTAAAAACATTCTCATAGTAGCCGGGGAGGCCTCCGGTGATATGCACGGGGCCAGTCTGGTCCGGGCCGTGCATGATATTAATCCCGAAATAGATTTTTGGGGGCTGGGCGGGGAAAAGATGCGCGAGGCCGGGGTTAAAACACTCCTTGATTCTACCCGGTTGGCCGTAGTAGGCATCTCCGAAGTATTCACACATCTATGGCAGATTGTTCAGGCCCAGCGTATTTTACGAAAGGCCATGCGTGATAAGCGGCCGAATCTGGTTATACTGATTGACTATCCGGATTTTAACCTCCTCTTAGCGGCCAAAGCCAGGGGCCTGGGAATTCCGGTTATGTACTATATAAGCCCGCAGGTATGGGCCTGGCGCAGCGGGCGGGTCGGAAAGATAAAACGGCTTGTAAATAGAATGGTGGTTATCCTCCCTTTTGAGGTAGAGTTTTACAGTAGGTATCAGATGGAGGTGGATTTTGTCGGGCATCCACTTCTGGATATAGTTAAGCCGGCCCTGGATGACGAATATTTTTACAAACATTTTGAGATTGACCGCAGCCGGCCTGTTGTTGGCCTCTTTCCCGGCAGTCGGTGGCAAGAAGTAAAGAGCCTCATGCCTTCTATTATGGACGCAGCCGGGAGATTAAAAAAACAGATTCCGGGCATCCAGTTTGTCCTGCCCCTGGCTCCAACTATCGATAGAAGATGCGTTGAGGCCTTTATTCATCCAACAGGGCTTAACGTTAAGGTTATTGAAGCTGGGACCTATGATACTATGAAGGCGGCTCGTGCCGTTATCGCCGCTTCGGGTACGGTAACCCTGGAGGCGGCTATTATAGGTGTGCCTATGATAATCGTCTATAAGGTTTCGAGATTAAGTTATCTTGTGGGAAAAATAATGGTAAGGGTATCCCATATTGGCCTGGTCAACCTGGTGGCCGGTCGAAGGATCGTCCCTGAACTGGTCCAGGAAGAGGCTAACGGCCAGAGGATAGCGGAAGGGGTTTATAAAATTATAGTGGATGATAAGTATTACCAGACTGTGAAAAATGAACTTGAAGGAGTAAAAAACAGGCTGGGCGGACCGGGTGCATCTGCTCGTGTGGCGGAAATTGTATGTCAATTTATAAACGTCTATTTAACTTAATCGTTCCTTACTGGAAGAGAATGGCCGTAGCCATGATCTGCATGGTGGGAGTGGCCCTTCTTACCTCGGCCACGGCCTATGTAGTAAAGCCCATGCTGGATGAAGTCTTCTTTAAGAAAGACATGACCATGATCCATTTGATTCCGCTGGCCATAGTTTTTCTTTTCTTGAGCAAAGGTATTTTTTACTATGGTTATTTTTACCTTATAAACTCCGTGGGACAAAAGATTGTGGCAGATCTCAGGGAAGCGGTATACAGGCACTTAAATTGCCTATCCCTATCCTATTTCCATCGTACGCCAACCGGCGTCCTTATCTCACGAGTTCTAAACGACGTAGGCATGATTCAGGGTGCGGTTTCAAATGTCGTTGTTAGCACGTTAAAAGATGCTTTTACTGTAATCGGATTGACTTTTGTTATCTTTTATCAGGACTGGAGATTGGCGCTTATAGCCATGACGATATTTCCTGCCGCAGTAATTCCTATCGTTAAATTCGGCAGAAAACTACGTAACATCAGCACCAAAAGCCAGCAGATTGTTGGAGATGTAACTGTATTACTGCATGAGGGTATTACCGGCAGTCGTATCGTAAAGGCTTTTACTATGGAAGAGTATGAAATCAAGAGATTCAGAAAGCAGATTAAAAGACTTTACGACATCATTATGAGCGACGTTAAGGTAAAGGCTGTCGCCCATCCCCTTATGGAATTATTGGGTGGTATTGGAATTGCCTTTATAGTGTGGTACGGAGGCTTACAGGTCATAAAAGGCACCTCAACGCCGGGTACATTTTTTTCCTTTCTAACAGCCCTGATAATGCTGTATGAACCGGTGAAAAACCTCAGCGGCGCCAACAGTGCGATACAGCAAGGGGTAGCCGGCGCTATCCGGGTCTTTGACCTTTTAGATACTCCCCCTGAGATAAGAGACAAAGAGGGTGTTGTAGCGCTACCGCCTATCCGGCAGCATATTGAGTTTAAAAATGTATCCTTTAAATATGACGAGGCAGTTGTACTCAGGGATATAAATCTTAATGTGAGGGCCGGTGAAATCCTGGCCATTGTCGGGATTAGCGGCGGAGGCAAGACCACGCTGGTCAACCTTATTCCCCGCTTCTATGACGTAACCGATGGCGCAATTTATATTGACGGCACAGACATCAGAGACGTTACCATCTCTTCCCTCCGTTCCCAAATAGGCATAGTGACCCAGCAGACAATCCTCTTCAATGACACGGTACGTAACAACATAGCCTATGGCGACGTCAGGAAGTCGGAAGAAGAGATAATAGCGGCCGCTCGTGCCGCCTATGCCTACGATTTTATTGAGAGGTTACCTCAGAGATGGGATACCGCAATCGGTGAACAGGGAGTCAGGCTCTCAGGTGGCGAAAGGCAGCGGATTTCCATCGCCAGGGCGCTTCTTAAAAATGCGCCTATTTTAATTCTGGATGAAGCCACATCTTCTTTGGACACTGAGTCTGAACTTGAGGTGCAGAAGGCCCTGGATAATTTGATGCAGGGAAGGACCACCCTGGTAATTGCACATCGGCTCTCCACTATTCGAAATGCCGACCGGATTATCGTCATCAAGGATGGCGCCATCGTAGAAGAAGGAAAACATGATGAGCTTTTGGCCTTGGGCGGCGAATATCGTAAATTGCACGATATGCAGTTCCGGGATGAATCAGATCTCACCGCAGAGAGCACAAAGGATACAGAGAGCTAATAGCTGATAGCTGATAGCTGATAGCTGATAGCTGATAGCTGATAGCTTGTGACATGTTTATACTGTATAACATCTTACAATTAACGTTCCTTACTATATGTCTGCCAATTATCCTGCTTAAAATAGCTTTTACGCCAAAGTACAGACAGAGGATTTTAAACCGGCTGGGGCTACGCCCCCCTTCCATGAATGCGGTAAATGACTCCGGCCCCAGGATATGGATCCACGCCCTGTCCGTGGGTGAGGTGATGTCTTCAACAGCCATGGTCAGGGGGATGCGGCGGCGATTTCCGGATTGGGTGATAATTTACTCTACCTCCACAGCCACAGGCGCGGGTATCGCGCGGCAAAAACTCGGTGACATGGTCGATTACCTGATTACTTATCCCCTCGACCTGTTCTGGTCGGTGCGGCAGGTAGTTAAAGGCATCAGGCCTGACCTTTTTGTCCTGATTGAGACCGACCTGTGGCCCAATATGCTGAGCGCCCTTTCACGCCGTGGGACACCGATTATTTTGCTTAATGGCCGTATATCCGGGTCTTCTTTTATTCGCTATAAAAGGTTCAGCCTGTTTTTTGGCCCTATTTTTTCTTTAATAGACAAAATTGCCATGCAGTCACGCGCCGACGAAGAAAGGATGATAGAGCTTGGAATAAGTCCCCGGAAGATATACAGGGTCGGTAACCTGAAATTTGATCAGGAAGGCGTTCAGGTCGGAGAAAAGGAGACCGGGGAGTTAAGACGTAATCTGCACATACCTCCTGGAAGTAAAGTCGTTATCGCTGGCAGTACCCACGCAGGAGAAGAGGAGATAATCCTTTCGGCCTATGGTAAGTTAATTTTTACTTATCCTGATCTCTTTCTCTTAATGGCTCCACGAGACCCGGGACGGGCGGACGAGGTGAAGAGGCTGGCCCAATCTGCTGGCCTTGAGGCCTATAAAAGGACTGAACTCCCGGGGTTGCCGGAAAGTAACACGGTTCAGGTAGTTGTTCTTGATACCCTTGGGGAACTTTCGAAATTATATGCCCTGGCCACGGTAGCCTTTATCGGCGGCAGTCTGGTGCCGAAACGGGGACATAACGTCCTGGAGGTCGCTGCCCATGCCAAGCCGGTCGTATTCGGGCCTCACACAGAGGATTTTAAAGAGGCGGCAGCGGCCCTGATAAAAAGGGGTGGTGGCTACATGGTGAATAGTGAAAACGAACTTGTAACTATTTTAGAACTTATCCTGTCTAACGATGTTTTGGCCCAAAAGGCAGGGGAGAGGGCCTTTCAGGTGATTGAGGAAAATAGAGGCGCAGTGGAGAAGGCCGTTGACCTTATTTCCAAGACCATAACTCGCAACCCGCACCTCGCAACTCGTAACT includes:
- a CDS encoding 3-deoxy-D-manno-octulosonic acid transferase; amino-acid sequence: MFILYNILQLTFLTICLPIILLKIAFTPKYRQRILNRLGLRPPSMNAVNDSGPRIWIHALSVGEVMSSTAMVRGMRRRFPDWVIIYSTSTATGAGIARQKLGDMVDYLITYPLDLFWSVRQVVKGIRPDLFVLIETDLWPNMLSALSRRGTPIILLNGRISGSSFIRYKRFSLFFGPIFSLIDKIAMQSRADEERMIELGISPRKIYRVGNLKFDQEGVQVGEKETGELRRNLHIPPGSKVVIAGSTHAGEEEIILSAYGKLIFTYPDLFLLMAPRDPGRADEVKRLAQSAGLEAYKRTELPGLPESNTVQVVVLDTLGELSKLYALATVAFIGGSLVPKRGHNVLEVAAHAKPVVFGPHTEDFKEAAAALIKRGGGYMVNSENELVTILELILSNDVLAQKAGERAFQVIEENRGAVEKAVDLISKTITRNPHLATRNS